The region AAGGGCTTGATAGACGAAGCGTCACTCTATGGCGCTGATCTTTCGGTCGTTGAAATTCAAGATATCTATGCCGCGGGCAGCGCCGGCAAATGCCTGTCGGATGGCTGCATCGTCAGCGCGACCGTTATGCTGGGCAGCGCGCCGCATGAAATATCGGGCATTGATAAATGGGAGATCAATAGCTTCACCTTCACCGCGCCGAGCAATAATATGGTGTTGACCATCACCCCGGACACCAACTTCGACGGCTCCATCGAGGACGGCATGCTTTTGGATTCGTTCAAGCTGGTGCAGAATCCGACGGCCAATCCCACAAATTATTTCCTGCCGGAGGAATCCCTCGACAAGCTCAAGGGCGAGTCGGCATTTGGTAACTGGCGTTTGGAAGTCCTGGATAACCGTGCTGGCGCGACCAATCCTGCGCCTTCGCTCGTAAGCTGGCAGTTGAGCTTGCAAGTCTCCGACAAGCTGCCGGAATCCATCCCGCTTCAACATGCGTTGCCGCAGACCAACACCGTGGGTGGCAAAGGCATCGTCTATTACTCTGTGGCCGTGCCGTTGTGGGCGAAGTTTGCCACCAACCAATTTAGTGTCGTCAGTGGTGGGCCGCTTAATCTGTATTATAGCTCGCTTGCGCCGCCCACGGGCACGAACGTCGGAGACGTGACCCTCTTCTCCAGCGTGAACGGCAGCAACGTCGTGACGCTTTCCACCACCAACGGTTCGCCGCTATTGCAACCGGGCCAGACGTATTACCTCGGTGTGCAAAATCCCAATGCCGCCCCGGCCTCCTTCATCATCGAAGTGGATTTCGACATCACCACCTTGAGCAATGCCGTGCCGGTGGCCAGCATGATCGCGCCGACGGACGTCCCGCAATACTTCCAGTTCGACGTGCTCAGCAACTCCATCGTGGCGGCCTTCCAGGTCCTCAATCCTGTCGGCAACCTCGAAATGCTCGTCAAGAAAGGTCCGCCATTGCCGGTCAATACCGACTTCGATTACGCGGCCACCGCCTCGCCGTATCTCGTCACGGTGATCAGCAATTCGCTGCCCGTGCCCGTCGGCCCCGGCCGCTGGTATATCGGCATCTTCAACACCGGCACGGGCCCCGCTACCTACAGCGTCGAAGCCTCGCAATCCGGCCCGCCGACGATCATCACCTTGACCAACGACGAGCGCTTCACCAACGTCGCGTCGCCTGGGCCCGCCTTGTCCACGTTCTATCAATTCTCCATCACCAATACCAACTCGGCGGCGCTGTTTGAATTGTATGGCCTCAGTGGCAACGTGGATCTCACGCTGCAACGCGGAGCCTTGCCCTACACCACGCCGTTTTTCGCCTTCAGCGGCAACGCCGGCCGGACGAACGAACAGATCGTCATCCGCACGAATGAGCTTGGCACGAACATCAACGGCACTTGGTTCCTCGGCGTGCCTAATGACACCGCCGGCAACGTGACCTACACCATCCACGCCGTCGTGACCGGAACCAATGGCATCCTGCCCTCACAAGTGCCCATCACGCCCACCATTATGGTGCCACCTGTCGGCTCCCCATTGGGCCCGACCCTTACCATCCCGACCGTGCAAGGCGAGATGTACGAAATCGATTCCGCGCCAACGCCCATTGGCCCGTGGATGGAGATTGCCATCATCACCGCCAGCGGTGAAACCACCATCTTCACCGCCCCGCCACCCACCGGCAGCAGCACCTTCTATCGCGTGATCCAAATACCATCACCGTGACGCGGCGGTAGTTTGATTCACATGGGCGCAGCTTGGTTTCTGTCGCGTCTCAGTTTCTTGCAACCCGGAGAGTTGCTGGATATTAGCCGGGCGGTTGAGGCGCGCGTAGCCACGATACCCCCGGAACACCGAGCCCATTATTCTTTGCGTCCTGAAAGAACGCCGGAACTTGTTATGGCGTGGTAAGGCGGAACTGCCGCTCCGTCGAGTCCCGCAGAGACAACCGATAATCCGGCGCATGGTACGGCGGAGCTGCTCCGCCATCCGAAGTCCCGCAGGGACGACCGACCTTAGCCCAGCCATTTATGGCTGGGTTTGCATCCGTTCCAAACCAAGTCCCGCAGGGACGAAAGAAATTCTGCAACCACTCTGCCATCGCCCATAAAAATCAATTATAACCTCCAAAGCCTGCCAGCATCGTGACCAGCTACGGCAACCTTACCCGATAATAACGATTCAAAGTGGCAGCGCTATTAGTAGTCGAAAACGAAGCCGTTCCATTCGCCGCCACCTTGTTCGTTGCGACCGATGTCCACGTCACCGGCTGCGCGAGGTTCGTCGCCGTCTGAAGAATATAAGTGGCTCCCACCGCGCCATTGAGTTGCAGTTGCAATACACCCGGACCCGCGACCAACGCACTCAACGGAGAAAGTCCCACCGGCAAATTCACGCTATTCGTCGTGCTGCCATACGGGCTTGTGACGATCAGGTCATAAACTCCCGCGTTGGTGATCGTAAGATTGGTGAGCACCAATGTGGACGAAGTGAAAATTTCGCGGATGCGATTATTTCCCTTGTCCGCGAAATAAATGCTGTCCTTCGAATCCACGATCAAACCGCTGGGCGAACTGAGAACCGCATTCGTAGGCGAACCACCATCCCCCGAGAAACTTCCCGCGCCCTTGCCTCCGACAGTCGTGATGATCCCATTCGTATTCACCACGCGGATGCGCCCATTACCCGTATCCGCGATAAAAATATTGCCAAAGCTATCCAAGGCCACCCCCGTCGGAGATGAAAGCACGGCATTCGTAGCCTGTCCACCGTCACCGGAGAACGCTCCGGAACCTTTTCCCGCGATCGTCGTGACAATTCCATTGGTATCCACCACGCGAATGCGGCCATTCGCGGTATCAGCAATAAAAAGATTGCCATGTGCATCCACCGCCAGGGCGCCCGGCGAAGACAAGCCAGCATTGGTCGCCGCGCCGCCGTCGCCGGAAAAAGTTCTGCTCTTCGCCATGCTTCCCGCGATAGTTGTGATGATCCCATTCGCATCCACCTTGCGAATCGTGCCGTGAGTCGTATCCGCTATGAGCAGATTCCCTGACGCGTCCAACGCCACGGCCTGTGGCCCTGAAAGTCCCGCTTTAACGGCAGGCCCGCCGTCGCCAAGCGTGGCAGTATTGGTTCCAGCAAAGGTTGTAATGATGCCATTGGTATCCACCTTGCGGACGCGATTATTGGCGGTGTCAGCAATGTAAATATTTCCGATCGCATCAACCGTCACCCCACTCGGCTGCGACAAATTAGCGATCACCGCCGGACCACCGTCTCCGCCGAAGGTAATAAAGGAATTGTTGGTTCCGGCCACCGTCGTGATGATTCCATCGGTCCCAATTTTGCGAATGCGACTGTCTTGCGTATCCGCGATATAGAAATTGCCTGCTAAATCTGAGGCCAATCCCATTGGGGCACTCAAAGCGGAATTGGTCGCCGCGACGCCATCGGTCACAGTCGCGGAACCATTCCCCGCGATAGTTTTAATAAAATTATTGGGCACATTCGTTCCATGTATTTGCCATTGATAAATAAACGGCCCAGGACCTGAAACCGTCGCGGTAAGGGTCAGGCTATTGCTCAATATGCCCACCGGATTAGCCGGAGTCAGCGTAACCACCGGTGGAAAACTAAGAACAACGAAAGCGACCGTTGAAGTCACGGTATTATAATCAATCGAATCCACCGGTGTGAAAACAGCCGACAATATATTCGTGCCGGGCGAAAGCACCACCCCAGCCCCCGGATTGTAGCTGAATGAACCAGCCACATCCGCAGACGCGTCGAGTTGGTTCGTATCAAGCGCAGCCCCATATTCAACCGTCGCAGGCGTGGGCCACGTGATGTTGGGCGTCAACTTGTTTGCGGGCAGGAATGTCGCGAGACGAATAGTATTATTGTCACTATCCGCGACGTACAAATTCCCGTTCGCATCAATGGCAACAGCGTTGACATCAGAGAAAAGTGTCTCGTTATTGAGGCCGTCCGCGCTGCCATAAGCGCCGGGCAAACCACCAATCGTCATCGAAACCCAATTCGTACCCACCGGCGACAACTTCCGGATCGTATAATTTCCGCTATCGGTAATATACAAGTTCGTTTGCATATCCACCGCGATCCCCATCGGATGGAAAAAGAGCGCCGCATTATTCGTCCCGTCCACAATGCCCGAAATTCCCGGCTGTCCCGCAATCGTGGTGGAAATCCAGGCACTGTTGCTCAGCGTGAGTTCGCGAATCGTATTATTATCAGTGTCCGCGATGTAAAGATTGGTGCGCGTATCCGCCGCGATTCCCGTAGGAAAACTGAAACGAATATTCGCGCTGACGCCGTCGTTCGTGCCCGTAGTCAGCATGGCCGGACCGGCGATGGTACTTGGCGAATAAGAGCCATTGAACAAGGCGAGCTTGACGATGGCGGTTCCTTCGGTGTCCGAAATATACACATTGCTGCTCGTATCCAATGCAATTCCCTGTGGAGTATCCAGGGACGATGGCGGGTTGCCTGTTAAAGTCAAATTGCCCCCAATCGTTTTGGCGACGTAATTAGTGCCAGTCAAAGTCAGCTTGCGCACCGAAGTTTCGTCCGCAACATAAACATTCGACGCCGCATCCGCGGCCACCGTCCAGGGAAGAACAAACGTCGTAGATTGATTGGTGCCGTTGGCCGCGATTCCGCGGAATGGTTTTCCGGCAATCGTGCTGGAGTTCCAATTCGTACCGTCAAAAGACAACTTGCGCACAGTGCTTGCAAGGCTGTCCGCCACATAAATATTTGTGCCGCCGTCCACGGCAATCCCCGTCGGTCGGTCAAATTGAACGCTGCCATTCGCTCCATCCGCGATGCCGATTGAACCAGCCTGCCCGGCAATCGTGCTCGAAATCCAATTCGTGCCCGCCGGTGTCAATTCGCGGATCGTGCAGTTGAGCGTGTCCGCAATGACAAGATTGTTTTGGGCATCCAGAATGATTCCCTGCGGACGAAAGAACAACGCGTTGGTATTCGTTCCATCCGTGCTTCCAACAATGCGGGGAACGCCCGCTATCGTGCTCGAAATCCAATTCGTTCCGACCGGCGAAAGCTCGCGGATGGCATCATTGAATTCATCCGCGACAAAAAGATTGGTCTGCGCATCCACCGTAATTCCATAAGGCACGGATAATTGGATGCTGCCATTCGTCCCGTCATTACTGCCAGAAGAAGTGCCCGTGAGAAGATTTTTTATCCAATTCGTGCCGCTCGGCACAAGCTGATAGATGCCATCTGTCGAAGAATCGGCCACATAAATATCCCCACTGTTATCCAGCCCAATGCCAAGCAAACTGGAGAACCCAGTGGCCAGCGTGGTGCATATAAAGTTAGTGCCGTCCGTGGTGAGCTTTCGCACTGCCCTGCCGTCAGAGATATAAATATTCCCCATCGCGTCGCTGGTCAGTCCACCAATGGATTGAAACCGTATCATGCCATTCGTCCCATCCACCGAACCGAACGAAATCAGTGAACCCGCGACGGTGCTCACTACCCAATTCGTTCCCGACAGGGTCAACTTGCGCAGCACAAGATTATGATTATCTCCCACATAAATATTCCCGGAAGGGTCAACCGCAATCGCATCCGGCTCAAAAAATAATGCGCCACTGCCAATGCCGTCGTTCGTGCCGATGACTCCGGGCAGGCCCGCAATGGTGCTCGAAACCCAATTCGTGCCGTTGCGCATCAACTCACGAATAGTCGAGTCGAAAGTGTTAGCGATATAAATATTTCCCTGCGCATCTTTGGCGATTCCTGATGGCCGGTTAAAATGAGCGCCATTATTGGTTCCGTCCACCGAACCGGCTATTGCCGTGCCGGCAATCGTGGTCCAAATGTAGCTGGGTTCAATGTGATAAGTATATCCCTGAAGCAGCATTGAGCTTTTGCCGTCAACATTGCTGACCGTAACGCTCACCGGGCCAAAATATGCCGGAGGAGTAATGACCGTGAGTGCGTTGCTGTTCACGCTGACGGACAAGGCAGCGCTGCTGCCAAAACTTACCGTCGTGCCCGGCTGAAAACCAGTTCCAGTGATGGTGACAATGGCCCCGCCGTTCGTTGGCCCAAAGTTCGGAACGATTTGGCTAATCATCGGCGGCGGCACTGGATCGGCTGCGGCGTTCAATGCGAGCGATAGGATTGCCAGAAGCGAAAGAACCTGCAAAAAGCGAATTTGAAGTCTCCCTGCGTTTCCACCTTGAATGAATAATTTCATAAATATGCGGCGCGGACTGATTCCTGTATTCAAAGATGCGTTTCGCCACAGCCGTTCATTTGCGCGAGACGTTTCCCTGTATTATGTCGGATAATTTTTCGTAAATCAGAATGGCCTTGTCAATAATTTCCGGTTTTTTCGCATTGCCCTTTGCATCCGCCGCGCTCTCGGTTAGATTTAGCGATTGTTCAATCAACAAATTTGGCTGAAATGGCACAAGGTTTCATAAAAATCGGCGGCGCGCGGGAGCACAATCTCAAGAACCTCACCCTCACGATTCCGCGCGATCAGCTCGTGGTGATCACCGGCTTGAGCGGCTCAGGAAAATCTTCGCTCGCCTTCGACACGATTTATGCGGAAGGCCAGCGCAAATACGTCGAATCGCTTTCGGCTTACGCCCGCCAGTTCCTCGACCAAATGCAAAAACCCGAGGTGGATTTCATCGAGGGTTTGTCACCGGCGATTGCCATCGAACAACGCAGTTCCGGCACGAGCCCGCGCTCGATCATCGCCACCACCACGGAGATTTACGATTATCTTCGTCTCCTGTTCGCGCACATCGGCCAGGCGCATTGCCCGATCAGCGGCGTGCCCATCGTGGCGCAAACCACGAGCGATATCGTGGACAGAATTCTCGCGCTGCCGCCCAAGACGCGCGTGATGCTGCTCGCCCCGGTCGTGCGCGAACAAAAGGGAGAATTTCGTGACGTCGTCGAACGGCTCGGCCGCGAAGGCTTTGTCCGCGCGCGCGTGGATGGCGAATTGGTCGAGCTTGCCAACAACGTCCGCGTGAAGCTCGATCCCAAGCAGAAACACACCATCGAAGCCGTCGTGGATCGCCTCGTCATTGACGACAAAATCCGCGTGCGTCTTAGCGACTCCGTGGAAACGTCGCTACGCTGGGGAGAAGGGCGCTTGGTCGCGTTGCATCAGCCGGGCGGGACTGAGCCCTCCAATACTTGGACCGAGACGCTTCATTCCAATCGCAATTATAGTCCCGCCACCGGCCTCAGCTACGAACCGCTGACGCCCAAACATTTTTCGTTTAATTCACCTGCCGGTGCGTGTCCCGTTTGTCACGGCCTTGGCCAGAAACTGGTGTTCGACGAAGGCCTCGTCGTGCCCGATCCGGAGAAATCACTTGAGCAAGGCGCCGTGTTGCCGTGGCGTCGCGGCGGCAAGCGCATGGTTGTTTATTATAAAAGTCTTTTGCGCGGACTCGCGGAACATTACCAGCAGAATCTGGAGACGCCTTACAAATCGTTACCCGATGATTTCAAGCGCGTGCTCATGTGGGGTTCCGGCGAAACCGAAGTCGGTTTTTATTTTTCGCGCGCGGGCAAGGTCAGCAAAATATCGCGCCCGTTTGAAGGCGTGGTTCCCAACCTTGAGCGCCTCTATCAGGAAAGCGAAAGCGAATTCACCCGCAACCGCCTCAAGAGTTTTATGAGCCCGCAATTCTGCGACGCTTGCGGCGGCCAGCGGCTCAAGCCCGAAGTACTTGCGGTGACGATTGGCGATGCCACTGTGCCCGAGGAATATAAAATTCCCAAATCAAAACCGCCAAATGTTCCCGGCCTTTCCATCATGGAAACGTGTTCGCTTTCGATCACGGCGGCAGACGAATTTTTTGCCGGACTCAAGCTCAGCGAGTTTCAGCAAAAGATCGCCAATGAGATTATCCGCGAAATCCGCGCACGCCTTGGCTTCCTGAAAAATGTCGGCCTCGGTTACCTCACCTTGAATCGCGAGAGTGGCACGTTGAGCGGTGGCGAAGCTCAACGCATTCGGCTCGCGACCCAGATCGGCGCGGGCCTGGTGGGCGTGCTTTATATTTTGGACGAGCCGAGCATCGGTCTGCATCAGCGCGACAACGAACGCCTTTTGAAAACGCTCGAAGGCCTGCGAAATCTGGGCAATTCGGTCCTCGTCGTTGAACATGACGAAGACACCATCCGCCGCGCCGATTACATTTTGGATCTCGGTCCCGGCGCGGGCGTGCGCGGCGGCGAAGTCGTGGCTGCGGGCACACTCACGGAAGTTTTGGCGACACCGCGTTCGCTCACCGCGAAATATCTGACGGGAGAATTAAGCGTCGCCGTGCCGAAAAAACGCCTCAAGCCCACCGAAGAGCGTGGCTGGCTGGAAGTCCTCGGCGCGCGCGAAAATAATCTGCGAAACATTGACGCCCGCATTCCGCTTGGAACGATGACGTGCGTGACCGGCGTGAGTGGTTCAGGCAAGAGCACGCTGGTGGACGATATTTTGCGGCGCGCCTTGTTCCGAAAATTTCATGGCTCGAAAGAACGCCCGGGTTTGCATCGCGAACTGCGCGGCTTTGAAAATTTGGACAAGGTTATCGTCATTGACCAGACGCCGATTGGCCGCACGCCGCGCAGCAATCCCGCGACTTACACCGGCATGTTCAATCACATCCGTGATCTGTTTGCGAAATTGCCCGCCGCGCGCATCCGTGGCTACGAAGCCGGCCGTTTCAGTTTCAACGTGAAAGGCGGACGTTGCGAGAAGTGCCAGGGCGATGGGTTGATCAAAATCGAAATGCATTTTTTGCCACCGGTGTATGTGACATGCGAGGCGTGCAATGGCCGCCGTTACAATCGCGAGACTCTGGAGATCAGTTACAAGGGCATGAACATCGCCGACGTGCTCGACATGACCGTGGACGAAGCGGTGAATTTTTTCCGCGCGGTGCCGCAGATTTATGATCCGTGCCTGACGCTCGCGGACGTGGGGCTCGGCTACATCGGCGTTGGCCAGGCGGCCACGACCTTGAGCGGCGGCGAAGCGCAACGCATCAAACTCGCGGCGGAACTTACGCGAAAAGCCACGGGCCGCACGCTCTACATTCTCGACGAGCCTACGACCGGCCTGCATTTTCACGACGTCGCGAAATTGCTCGAAGTCTTGTTCAAATTGCGCGCGTCAGGAAACACGCTCCTGGTCATCG is a window of Verrucomicrobiia bacterium DNA encoding:
- a CDS encoding IPT/TIG domain-containing protein → MKLFIQGGNAGRLQIRFLQVLSLLAILSLALNAAADPVPPPMISQIVPNFGPTNGGAIVTITGTGFQPGTTVSFGSSAALSVSVNSNALTVITPPAYFGPVSVTVSNVDGKSSMLLQGYTYHIEPSYIWTTIAGTAIAGSVDGTNNGAHFNRPSGIAKDAQGNIYIANTFDSTIRELMRNGTNWVSSTIAGLPGVIGTNDGIGSGALFFEPDAIAVDPSGNIYVGDNHNLVLRKLTLSGTNWVVSTVAGSLISFGSVDGTNGMIRFQSIGGLTSDAMGNIYISDGRAVRKLTTDGTNFICTTLATGFSSLLGIGLDNSGDIYVADSSTDGIYQLVPSGTNWIKNLLTGTSSGSNDGTNGSIQLSVPYGITVDAQTNLFVADEFNDAIRELSPVGTNWISSTIAGVPRIVGSTDGTNTNALFFRPQGIILDAQNNLVIADTLNCTIRELTPAGTNWISSTIAGQAGSIGIADGANGSVQFDRPTGIAVDGGTNIYVADSLASTVRKLSFDGTNWNSSTIAGKPFRGIAANGTNQSTTFVLPWTVAADAASNVYVADETSVRKLTLTGTNYVAKTIGGNLTLTGNPPSSLDTPQGIALDTSSNVYISDTEGTAIVKLALFNGSYSPSTIAGPAMLTTGTNDGVSANIRFSFPTGIAADTRTNLYIADTDNNTIRELTLSNSAWISTTIAGQPGISGIVDGTNNAALFFHPMGIAVDMQTNLYITDSGNYTIRKLSPVGTNWVSMTIGGLPGAYGSADGLNNETLFSDVNAVAIDANGNLYVADSDNNTIRLATFLPANKLTPNITWPTPATVEYGAALDTNQLDASADVAGSFSYNPGAGVVLSPGTNILSAVFTPVDSIDYNTVTSTVAFVVLSFPPVVTLTPANPVGILSNSLTLTATVSGPGPFIYQWQIHGTNVPNNFIKTIAGNGSATVTDGVAATNSALSAPMGLASDLAGNFYIADTQDSRIRKIGTDGIITTVAGTNNSFITFGGDGGPAVIANLSQPSGVTVDAIGNIYIADTANNRVRKVDTNGIITTFAGTNTATLGDGGPAVKAGLSGPQAVALDASGNLLIADTTHGTIRKVDANGIITTIAGSMAKSRTFSGDGGAATNAGLSSPGALAVDAHGNLFIADTANGRIRVVDTNGIVTTIAGKGSGAFSGDGGQATNAVLSSPTGVALDSFGNIFIADTGNGRIRVVNTNGIITTVGGKGAGSFSGDGGSPTNAVLSSPSGLIVDSKDSIYFADKGNNRIREIFTSSTLVLTNLTITNAGVYDLIVTSPYGSTTNSVNLPVGLSPLSALVAGPGVLQLQLNGAVGATYILQTATNLAQPVTWTSVATNKVAANGTASFSTTNSAATLNRYYRVRLP
- the uvrA gene encoding excinuclease ABC subunit UvrA; this translates as MAQGFIKIGGAREHNLKNLTLTIPRDQLVVITGLSGSGKSSLAFDTIYAEGQRKYVESLSAYARQFLDQMQKPEVDFIEGLSPAIAIEQRSSGTSPRSIIATTTEIYDYLRLLFAHIGQAHCPISGVPIVAQTTSDIVDRILALPPKTRVMLLAPVVREQKGEFRDVVERLGREGFVRARVDGELVELANNVRVKLDPKQKHTIEAVVDRLVIDDKIRVRLSDSVETSLRWGEGRLVALHQPGGTEPSNTWTETLHSNRNYSPATGLSYEPLTPKHFSFNSPAGACPVCHGLGQKLVFDEGLVVPDPEKSLEQGAVLPWRRGGKRMVVYYKSLLRGLAEHYQQNLETPYKSLPDDFKRVLMWGSGETEVGFYFSRAGKVSKISRPFEGVVPNLERLYQESESEFTRNRLKSFMSPQFCDACGGQRLKPEVLAVTIGDATVPEEYKIPKSKPPNVPGLSIMETCSLSITAADEFFAGLKLSEFQQKIANEIIREIRARLGFLKNVGLGYLTLNRESGTLSGGEAQRIRLATQIGAGLVGVLYILDEPSIGLHQRDNERLLKTLEGLRNLGNSVLVVEHDEDTIRRADYILDLGPGAGVRGGEVVAAGTLTEVLATPRSLTAKYLTGELSVAVPKKRLKPTEERGWLEVLGARENNLRNIDARIPLGTMTCVTGVSGSGKSTLVDDILRRALFRKFHGSKERPGLHRELRGFENLDKVIVIDQTPIGRTPRSNPATYTGMFNHIRDLFAKLPAARIRGYEAGRFSFNVKGGRCEKCQGDGLIKIEMHFLPPVYVTCEACNGRRYNRETLEISYKGMNIADVLDMTVDEAVNFFRAVPQIYDPCLTLADVGLGYIGVGQAATTLSGGEAQRIKLAAELTRKATGRTLYILDEPTTGLHFHDVAKLLEVLFKLRASGNTLLVIEHNLEVIKTADWVIDLGPEGGAGGGRIVAQGTPEDVARCAESYTGQYLSRMLPGIVG